Genomic segment of bacterium:
CACATACGGAGAGCGTCTTATGCGCTCGCAATACTGCACTCGCTGCAGGAAAAACCGGCGGTGATCGATCCAGAGTGCGGCGAATCCCCTCGCGTGTCAAAGCCTGAAAGTGACGAGAAGTCACAGAGAGGCCGCCAAACGGGTTTTCTGGCAAACACGGGAAAAGCTGGAAATCTCGGATACGATTGCGGTCGCGTCGGGCTCTGATCGGGATTCGCTCAGAGTTCACATACCAACAAGGCGGGTCGGGCCGGGCCCGGTGCGAGGAGGGAATCGGTGAAAGAAGTACGGGCGACAGATGCGGCCGACCAGGTTCGCGGTGTGGACACTCTGGCGATTCCGCTCGGTCCGGGCCAACCCCCTGATTTCCTCCAGGCTCTCGGGGAACGCGAGCGGTTCGAGGACCTGTCGGTCTTCGGCGCTCTTCTGATCGATCTCTTTCCGCTTTTTACCCGGCCCGGTGTAACCCTGCATTCGGGTTTCTACGGACCCGCCGAGCGAGTATTGCGCGATGCCGGCCACGCGGTTTGCTTCGTCCCTGCCGATTTTCGGCGTTTTACACGGCTCGCCCAGGTGATGAAGCCCCGGGTCATGGTCACGGCCGCAACGCCGCCCGATGCCGGGGGGTGGTGCAGCCTCTCCCTGCACGCGGGTGCCACTGTAGAGGAACTTCAGCGCTGTGGGCGGGATCCGGACAGGGTTCTGATCGTGGAGGCCAACGCAAAGCTGCCTTTCACGCTCGGCCTGCTCCCCGAGCATCCTCATGCTCTGCACGTTGACCAGATCGACTATCTGATCCGCAGCGATCGCGACGTCGTTTCGCTGCCCGAAATCCCGCCCAGCGACGTCGAGCAGGCGATTGCGAAGTGTGCTGCCGAGTATGTGTGCGAAGGCGCCACGCTACAGACCGGAATCGGCGGTGTTCCCAACGCGGTCGCGGAAATCGTGTCCACTCGAGCGGGCGGCGACTACGGCATTCACTCGGAGATGTTCACGACGGGTCTGATGAAACTCCACCGAGCGGGAAAGGTC
This window contains:
- a CDS encoding 4-hydroxybutyrate CoA-transferase — its product is MKEVRATDAADQVRGVDTLAIPLGPGQPPDFLQALGERERFEDLSVFGALLIDLFPLFTRPGVTLHSGFYGPAERVLRDAGHAVCFVPADFRRFTRLAQVMKPRVMVTAATPPDAGGWCSLSLHAGATVEELQRCGRDPDRVLIVEANAKLPFTLGLLPEHPHALHVDQIDYLIRSDRDVVSLPEIPPSDVEQAIAKCAAEYVCEGATLQTGIGGVPNAVAEIVSTRAGGDYGIHSEMFTTGLMKLHRAGKVSNLRKGVHEGYSVTTFALGNRELYDWLDGEGRDLVRFLPVDAVNTPALIARNRKLISINGALSVDLFGQVVADEIDGKEHSGIGGHEDFVTGAAFSEGGRSLICLPSTAGHAGNISRIVSRFPAGTCVTTPRHQVDVIITEYGAAELAGLTTSQRREALVEIAHPDFRDELARAARRE